The Oncorhynchus mykiss isolate Arlee chromosome 14, USDA_OmykA_1.1, whole genome shotgun sequence genome segment TAGTGAACAAATTACCTTGCTCTAACACACCCAACACCGTTACTCCTGCAATGAGCACTACCTGATCCAGCATGTCTTAAGAGCTAAAAAGTGTGTCTTTCCAGCCTGGTGTTTAGATGCATGTTTCCCTGACTGAGGGGACCGATAGGTGTCAACTCTGTGCGAGAGGCTGCGGTCTTTGAGTGGCCTGGATCATGTGGGTAATTTATTATCCAATGCTTCGTCAGGGGTTtgatcattagtccaaacagttacCTCCATTTTGCAACTAAAATTAGTTTCTATTGGATAAATGTAGGCATGTCCCTCCCTGGTTCATTACGCTCCTTCCACTTAAAGgtttttgcaacagaatcggcatAATGATTACACCCCTGGTAGCCCAGTGCAATGGGCTACCAGGGGTAGCAGACGGTTTCATGTCTAAGCATGAAGGAGCAGACGGTTTCATGTCTAAGCATATTTATCTATGCTATAttagaaaaagaaaaaaataaatcCAGCCCCATTGCAGACACCAACgttttgctcccagacaaatgaaaacaacttatttgctcgctttgaggacaacagtgccactgacacagtccgctaccaaagcctgtgggctcttcTCTGTGGCCAACacgagtaaaacatttaaatgtgttaacactcgcaaggctgccggcccagacggcatccctagccgcgtcctcagagcatgcgcagacaagCTGGCTGGCGTTTATAGACATATTcaaccaatccctatcccagtctgttaccacatgcttcaagatggccaccattgttcctgttcccaagaaagctaaggtaactgaactactgactatcgccccattgcacttttgtcatcatgaagtgctttgagagactagtcaaggactatATCACCACCCtatctgataccctagacccactactatttacttaccgccccaataggtccactgacgatgcaatcgccatcacactgccctatcccatctggacaagaggaatacctatgtaagaatgttgttcattgcctacagctcagcatttaacaccatagtaccgtgcaaactcatcattaagctcgagacctgggggtcttgaccccgccctgtgcaactgggtcctggactttgatgggccgcccccaggtggtgaaggtaggaaataacatctccaccctgctgatactcaacactgcggtcccacaagggtgcgttcacagcactgtactccctgttcactcatgactgcgtggccatgcacgcttccaactcaatcatcaagtttgcagacgacactagtggtaggcctatagggaggtggtgagggccctcCCGAATGTGGCGTcatgaaaataacctctcactcaacgtcaacaaaaagtAGATGAAagtagatgatcgtggacttcaggaaacagcagatggagcagccccctatctacattgacgggacagtagtggagaaggtggaaagttaagttcctcggcgtacacatcacggacaaactgaaatggtccacccacacagagagcgTGGTGAAGGcagcgcaacagcgcctcttcaacctcaggaggctgaagaaatttggcttgtcatctaaaacacaattgctccgccctcaaccgcaaggctctccagagggtagtgcgtagaggtcgaccgattaaaagttttcataacaatcggaaatcggtatttttggacacagatttggcagattttttaaatttgattttttacacctttatttaactgggcaagtcagttaagaacacattcttattttcaatgacggcctaggaaaggtgggttaactgccttgttcaggggcagaatgacagatttttaccttgttagctcggggattcaatcttgcaaccttacagttaactagtccaacgttcGAACCACACGAGGAAagtgcctgttacacgaatgcagtaagaaggcaaggtaagttgctagctagcatttaacttatcttataaaaaacaatcactcataatcactagttaactacacatggttgatgatattactagtttatctagcgtgtcctgcgttgcatataatcgatgcggtgcttatacgcgaaaaaggactgtcttgctccaatatgtacctaaccataaacatcaacgcctttcttaaaatcaatacacaagtatatatttttaaacctgcatatttagttaatattgcctgctaacctggctcgttgtgaactctgtgaagactatttcttccaaacaaagacagtcaacttcgccaaacgggggatgatttaacaaaagcgcatttgcgaaaaaagtaCAATCGACTGTAccgaaccataaacatcaatgcttttcttaaaatcaatacacagaagtatatattttttaaatctgcatattttgctaaaataaacccaggttagcaggcaatattaaccaggtgaaattgtgtcacttctcttgcgttcattgcacagagtcagtgtatatgcaacagtttgggctgcctaattGGGCTGCCTAacgtaattataacataacattgaaggttgtgcaatgtaacaggaatatttagactgatggatgccacccgttagataaaatatggaacggttccgtatttcactgaaagaataagcgtcttgttttcgagatgatagtttccggattcgaccatattaatgacctatgaCTCGGATGTCTGTGtcttattatgttataattaagtatatgatttgatagagcagtctgactgagcgatggtaggcagcagcaggctcgtaagcattcattcaaacagcacttctgtacgttttgccagcagctcttcgcaatgcttgaagcattgagCTGTTCATGACtacaagcctatcaactcccgataTTAGGCTGGTGtagctgatgtgaaatggctagctagttagcggggtgcgcgctaatagcgtttcaaacgtcactcgctctgagacttgggagtagctgttccccttgctctgcatgggtaacgctgcttcgagggtggctgttgtcgatgtgttcctggttcgagcccaggtaggggcgaggagagggacggaagctatactgttacactggcaatactaaagtgcctataagaacatccaatagtcaaaggtatacgaaatacaaatcgtatagagagaaattgtcctataattcccataataactacaaccgaaaacttcttacctgggaatattgaagactcctgctaaaaggaaccaccagctttcatatgttctcatgttctgagcaaggaacttaaacattagcctttttacatggcacatactgcacttttactttcttctccaacactttgtttttgcattttttaaaccaaattgaacatgtttcattttatttgaagctaaattgattttattgatgtattatattaagttaaaataagtgtacattcaatattgttgtaattgtcattattacaaatagatgtaaaaaaaaattggctgattaaatcggtatcgactttttttggtcctccaataatcggtatcgccgttgaaaaatcataaatcggtcgacctctagtagaggtctgcacaacgcatcaccgggggcaaactacctgccttccaggacacctacagcacccgatgtcacaggaaggctaaaaagctcatcaaggacaacaaccacccgagccactgccatcatccagaaggcaaggtcagtagaggtgcatcaaagctgggaccgagagactgaaaaaacagcttccatctcaagaccagactgttaaacagccatcactaacagagaggctgctgccaacatagactcaaatctctggccacttaaataaacaGACTTAataaaaggtatcactagtcatttaaaaaaacggcactttaataatgttcacatagaggtatcactagtcacttaaataaaaccactttaataatgtctacatatcctacattactcatcccatatgtatatactgtattctataccatctactgcatcttgcctatgccgcacaccatcactcatccatatatttatatgtacatattcatccctttacatgtgtgtataaggtagtagttgtgaatttgttaagattacttgttagattttactgcataGTCAGAACTAGAAggacaagcattttgctacactcgcattatcatctgctaaccatgtgtaaatgtgaccaataaaatggaaTATATATCAGCAGAGTAAATGCTATATACTCTCCTACACATTTATTTGGACAGTCTCAAAACTTTTAATTTCACTCTGTACTCCAGAATTTGAGATCAAACGTTTCATATGAGGTGACAGTAAAGAATGTCAGGGGTTTCCATACATATGTTTTACGGTTTAAGAAATTAAAGCATTATGtatccagccccccccccccccccttttaagGTGTCATAGTTATTTGGACAAATGCACATAGGGTGTTAAATTTTGTCAATAATTTAGTATTCGGTCCTATATTCCTAACACACAGACTACATCAAGTTTgtgactacaaacttgttggatgcattgtCACTTATCATAAGGGTAGAGTATGTTTCTTAGCACTTCCACATTAATGTGGATGGTACCATGATTACAGAGAACCATGAATAAATAACGACTAATGATGAGTGAGAACGTCTGAGGCACAGAtcataacacccccccccccccccccccccccccccaaaaaaaagtttgtcgtgggggtatgatatttgtgcatctaactttcgcactcatcattattcaggattatccgtaatcatgggagcatccacattaatgtagaagtgctcagaaacaaatacgtaggggagtgtatcagggatgggcaactccagtacTCTGGGTCCTGATTAGTGTCAGTGACACCTTTCCCCAGCACATCTGGTTCAGTTAATTAATTCCATTCTAAACCGGAGACCATGAACAGTTGATTTTTAGTCCAGAGTTTTAAGGTTGGGACAGAAATGTGTCAGGCTCCTCAGTCAGGCCCCCGAAGACTGGAAGCTGCCCATTCCTGTGATATAGGATGCAAAAAGAATTACAAGGAAGGACAAGAAAACAGATGGAAGAAAGTCAAATCATCATCATGACTAAGTGGAATGGGATACATAGGAACACACTGTTCTACAGGATTCTACTCACACCTTACATTGGCACTTAATATTATAATGCTTGTCAGTtacaattcacacacacacacacacacacacacacacaaaactaagACAAAACACAGGGTCCGTTTCTAAATAACTATATTTACATAATACTCTTGTTTTACAGAGAACCATATTAAAAGTATGAATTACTTACAAAAATCCGCTGCAATATACATATAAAAATAAGATCTATCTTCAGAACAAATCGGAAAATGCATACATACAAAAAAATATAGCGAAAAATGTACAAGGAGCCCCTGACACAAAAGAGGATGAACAAATTCAAACATCTCAACTTAAGTATCTGGCTGTACTGTCGTTCAAGGGAATGGAAAAAGATTGTCTGCAATGTGTCTGAAGGCAATAATGTCCACTATTCATACATTATCTTATAGCTTGGTTATTAAAATGACAATGGACCGAATGTTTAAAGACAGTGATTTTAGGGTAACCTGGTCAAACATGGTAACGAACCTAAAGGGAGACCATTTTATAAACATGATACAAGCATCATTCAAAGGTGTATTTGGGTGGTGTTGGGACTCTGTCCCCATTTGTCACTTTACATCTGTAGCCTGCctccattggggggggggggtcattgcaCAACTAACAGAGGAACAGTCTTGTCTCTTATGGGCACTGGCTAACCAAATGAATATGGACGCCACTGTTGAGTCTCCTTGGCGCACCTCGTCATTGGTTTGAGAGTAGGGGAGGGATGGCACACGTCTATTTATTAGCAATATCACCACCAACATTTGACATGAGGGACTGTGTTACTAGGTCACCTCTGCTACATAGAGCATTCATTTGCATTTAAGGCCGCAACTTCTAACAAAGCAGAGGACGGGTAGGGGGGCAATGAAACCAAAATAAGCACCTCTACTGTGGTAAGCGTAGACAAAGTGTGTGTGCGCGACGTTTGATTCACCCTTGATTCAGTGGTTTAGTACTGAGTCACTGGttcagtagtagtaataatagtagcagAGTTCTTTCTATACGTCTCCCAGTCCTGGGGAAATACTCCAATAGGAATCCACACAGGGGTTTTGGTCCTGCACACCATCATTCCCATCCAATCATTCTCCTGAACTtatatacacagtacacacaatacTGAGGATGACCGTCTCTTAACCGTGTCAGAAAAGTAACAGGATTCCATTAGTAACCCTCTCTGTTCCTGCCTTTCATTGGCAATTGGCTTGGAACACATACACCAACATTCCATCTCACCAACTCATCAGATGAATCTCACTTGCCTGAAGGCTtcctctctccagctcctctcAGTCTTAATCTACTGATCTGAAAAGGCAAGGTGAACACAACATGGAAGACGGATGCCTAGCAGACACTTGCTCTCAACCATCCGGCTCTAACATTGGCGCAGATGGAGAAGAGGAAGCCACTACAGACTATTGAGACTGTCCTGTTCATTAAAACTCATCAGTGGTGGCTAGCTAAGAGCTCATCCAGATCGTCCATCCACTCCTGCGTGCTGCGTTCTTTCAGCAGAGAGTCCACCAGGTCACTCTCTCCAGGGAAGCTGGGCAAACTGCTAGCCCCTGACCCAGTGTTGTAGATAAACGgcaactgctgctgctgttgttgttgttggttagCAGTTCTGTTGACCTGGTAGCCCTGCTGTCTGCACTGGAGCACCTGGCTGACCAAACGCCCCCCCTGCGGCTGACCAAAGGCACCCAGTTCGGGCAACACCCCCTGGCCTTGGGAACCCTGCTGCTGTTGCTGATTGGGTAAGACTTGCCCTGGGCCTAAGGGCTGCCCAAGGGAAACTTGGGGGTTGGCTGCAGTCCTTTGCTGGGCCTGCTGCATCATCTGTTGCTGGGCAGGGTTCATGGCGCCCATGGGCCTGCCGTTGGCATTGGCGCCAAAGGGGGTGTTGCCAACAGGCATCTTGTTTGGTATGTGGGTCTGCTGCTGCATGTGGAAGGCGTTGGGGTTGGCAAAGGCATTGGGCGGGAGACCTCCGTTGCTGGAGGGAGGTTGCTGGGCATCCATAGCTTGCTGCATGCCCTGCTGCTGCCAAGATTGGCTCTGGGTGCTCTGCATGGCGTTGGGCATAACACTGGGCATGTTGCCGCCAGGCATGGAGCCAGGTAGTCTGGctaactgctgctgctgctgctgttgttgtttcaGCAGGGCGGCGTTGGGCTGGTTTTTAAGGTGTTGCTGCTGGGATAGCATGTTCTGTCGATAGGAGGCACCCATATTGCCTACAGGCTGCCTCTGCATGGAACTTTGCTGGGAGGGGTGCATGTTCATGTTGCTGTAGAGTACCTGATGCTGTAAGGCAGAGTCCATAACACCCACACAGGAGGTGAGGCTCATGTCTGCCtggctggagggaggagggacacCAGGGGTGGGGCCAGCACCACCCGGTTGGCCCATGGTCATACCAATCATGCCCTGTTGCGTCTGGGGGAAAATTCGCTGAGCTCCGGGGGCGGGGCCTCCCAGCGTACCAACGTTGCTCAATGACTGTGACGAACCTGCAGGGAGAAGCAAAAGAAGAAGTGAGTCACAAAAACGTGACAAATTGAAAAGCTAACCTTTGCATAATAGTTACACATGTTTTTATAATTAAAATCTTAATCAATAAACTAATTATAGGAGAAGACCAAGTCTCTCTCAATATACTTAAATGGCTTTCCATGTCTCCATATCTGTGTCATTATTTTTCATGAATGCAGATAGCAGAAAGGAACTGATACGGTCTAGCTACCACAATAAGTTCATGCCATTATGAGGTAAAAAGGACAGCGAGCATTGAGACAGCAGCTGTTCTCTCCAAAGACACAGAACAAAGGGCAAATGTATTCAGCAACGAGAGAACACAGACCTCATTACTGGTTTACCATTCAAATGAATCATACGGTAAGAAGCATTTGCATTGACGAGGTAATATTAGTGTACTGCCAAACAAAGTTGTTCTGTGTGAGTTACATCATCGAAGCAAACCTTCTGGCCCATGatcagacatttaaaaaaaaaaaggtgcctATTCAATAGCAAAGGGAAGTGCAAGCAGTGGTAAAGAGTTTAGCTGTGGTTCCAAAATCGCCCTCTTACCCCCTAACCTAGACCTGCTCTTTACATAGGTAATGGTTGATTTGTTTCGGGCTGTGGAAAGCGACTGGGTTGTGCCTGTTTATTCACCAGGGTTGAAGGAAAATACTGTTTGGGTCGTCAAGAAACAAATTCACTGCCCTAGTGTAatgaataaaaacaatatggctAAACATGAGAGGAAACTACATTAGACAATTCAATAAACTGAAACGTCTGTACACTTATGCCAGAACTCAGGTAGAGGATTGGATTAGAGCCCTACAAGCCATTTTAAGACCATGGAGTGTCTAGGGGGATTACGCTACATTGGATGTAACGTGGTGACGTAGGGTCTCATTTACTTGTAAACTGGGCAGCCTGCTGCTGCTGGAAGGGGTTGTTCTGTGCGCCAGGTTGCTGGTTCTGTTGGTCCTGGTACTGGGGAGGGGGACGGGTCAGGTGCCTCTGGAGCTGCTGCTCTTGCTGCTGacgctgtttttcctgaaacacAGAAAACATATTAGAGCATGATTGTGTCATACATGCATACACCGGTGACTGAAATTCCTCCCATACACTCTCTTGGACAAGGACCAGAGATGGAAAACACCTACTGTGAAACTGCCAGTCATATAACCACTTCTACATGCAGACAAATTGCTCGCCCTTGTGTATATATGTTACTAATAGACAACATGTAGCACTAGCAGGCCCAGTCAGGTAGAACAGACAGAGATCCTGTCTCAGACTTTAAATAGTAAATGGGCAAGTTGAAACCAATCATGTGAATGAGCCAGGAAGTCTGATCTCGTTGTATTTTGTCATTAGGATTGAGGGTGGGGTATGCTGCTCCTAAACCCTGATCCAAGACCCAAATTCTACCAACAGTAAATGACCCTTGACCCCAGGTATTAACCTGTTGGGCCATGATCAGCTGCTGCCTCTGGCCCAGTAGGAACTGTTTCTGCTGCTCCATCAGCTGCTGCTGCTTCACCGCCGCCTGCCCCGACAGGTAGGCCACGTTGCCGAGGTTTCCCGCCATGCTGTTGCCAGGCCCAGGGCCGTGCGGTGCGGCAGGGTATGCGTTCTGTTCCTGCAAAATTGAAATTGGGGAAAATTGTATAGTTATTCCACTAATGTCAACCAGAGGAAGACGGAGTGAGACAGCGTCCAGTCTGAGGTAAGGCTTTAGGGGCCTTGTCAAACAAGTGGGGGGAATATGTTCAGAAATAACATTTGATGTAAAGCAAAAACCTCGGTTTGATGTAACGCAAAGGAAAAATAATTCAAATCAAAGCTCAGGCTTTACCTAAAAAAACTAGTTATGTCCCCAATCAACACAGCTTTAAATGAAGACCGCGGTTGTACAACTTCAGTTTGAAAGTTCATAAGTTAGTTTATGTCCTCATACAAGTCCTTTCCTTGACCAGCTGTGAGAACCACAGCTCCATATTGGCAGTGTTAGCCTCAGCCAGTGTGCTAACCATCTCGCCATAGAAACATCTGGAAAGTTGGCCAGAGTTCTCAGGGGCTAGCCTCAGGCCTCTAGCTCCGGCCGGGGGATATTTTGGGTCCGTCCACACACACGCCGCAGAACACAGTTGagtcagggagaggagaagagagggtaggAAGAGCAAGAAGGGATTAGAGAGCCCCTTCTCGCGAGAGGGAAAACCCCAAGTGGGTTAAGAAACTGTATGGGGATGCTACTTCTAAAatatactattgtggaggacaggCGAGTTAGAGGGGACGAGGTAGAGGGGGCTGCATGAAAGGCTGCTTTGTCGTGGTTGTCCCCTCCCTGGttccccccctccaccaccatcCAACCCCCCATGGGAGACTGCATGCCAGCTCCTTAGCAACCAGTTGCTTGACCCAGACACACACGCTGTCCCCTCGAACCGTGGGGCCCATGCCAGACTTGTAGGACCAAAATATAAGCTACAAGGACAGTGTGTGGGTTGTGTTGACTAACATAAAAAGCCTGCTTGGCCTTAGATCCACCATCAACTATCAGCCTACATGCAGTATGCCTTAAAGGAtgagtgcagtcaaaaacacgatctgtgttttatatacatttccacactaTGGAGGTTGGAATAAAACTGTGAAAATTACAACGCCCTTTtactgtaagagctgtttgaaaagaccactgttttggtgggatggagttttggcctgcctggtgacatcaccagggggTACATTTATTAATAGACAAATAAGAAAGAGAAAGTTCCAAACTGCTacgccaataacagctagttttcagttttcccctccctactactcccagacagtcctagaagTTTGTGCTTGAGAAATGTCTCttcgctaagaagctatttttgtttcccATTGTAGTCACCGTcatgtacttaattgttacccagaaattacaTGTTGACATATATATTACCAAATATAATTAAAACTATGCTATCCATTGGTGTGGTTCTTGACATGGTGTGGTTGGTGTGGTTCTTGACATGGTGTGGTTGGTGTGGTTCTTTATTTGGAGCCGTTCTTTCAAACTAAAAGGACAAGCCAGACGACTCCATTGCTCATTTTTAACAAGCCCTTATTGTTTGGCTTCGAAATTATACTCCCTCATTCACCAGCGTCGTAGCactggagtagtgtgtgtgtgtgtgtgtgtgtgtttttgtacacAACATGGCCTTGGAATGTTCTTTGTGCCTCAGTTGTAATGCTATTCGCTGATGCCAGTATAAAACATGCTTTGGGCCTTCCCCCTGTTGGAAATGTTAATAGCTCTATTCTCCCAGTCAAGCAGTGTGAAATTATGTTAGGCTTGGGTGATGACCATAACCAAGTAATGTAAGTGTAAGCCTTTCATATGCACTTGTTGACCTCTTAACTTTTTAACGGTTATTCAGAATACCAATATAGCCTAACACTTGATCTTTCCATGTGGATCCTTGACTCCTATAAAATGAAAAGTATTGCGGCACCTGGTATTCCCGGGTGATCTCCTGTCCTGTTTCTAACTTGGCCTGACTGTGAACAGGCGTGTTCAGAGTGGTATAGCCACAAGCATATTCTTGTACCATGTTTTCTCCCCGAATTAGGTCTCTTGGCTCATCTCTGCAACtcaacaggctcgggagaggcgaatgtcgagtcatgcatcctccgaaacatgacccatcTGACCACCTACTTATCATACCGCGCGCTTAACCCGGATGTCAGCCCCACCaaagtgtcggaggaaacacggcTGGACTGACGACCGGAGTCAACTTGCAGGTGGCTGGCCCTGTCACAAGGAGTCagtagagcacgatgagccaaggaaAGCCCCACCGGGTAAACCCTCCCTTACACCAGacggcactgggccaattgtataCCGTCCTATGGGGCTCCCGGTCACGGCCTGTTGTGACATCAAATCCCCAGCACTACAGTACTTTAATGTTGCGCCACCCAGGACTCTGATAATGAAGCCTTTTTAAGCCTGCTTCATATCAAACCTGGTCACATAAAAGTAATGGTTACACAATGAGCAGTCTTGTGATAAAGTTCAAGGTGAGCTGTATTCTTACCTGCCCGTGGGGTAGCTGTGGTCTGAAGGACAGGCCTTGCTTCTGCTTCTGCTtcacctgctgctgctgctgtctgaGGAGCGACAGCAGCACTGCCTTGTTCTGGCTCTGGGCACTGGGGGGGCCCTGCGGTGGCCCCTGGGCCGCAGCCTCATAGTGGGACAGGGGCTTGGTGTTGCTGTAGTTGAGCATGGCAGAGCCCAGGCCCCCAGGGCCTGCTGCTGCAGGGTGGCTAAGCGGAGCCCCTGGTCCTTGAGCAGGGTGGCCCAGCATGTTGGTGTGGGGGCCTCCGGGCTGCAGGTACCCACCGGCCACGGCTTTGGGTGAGCCCTTGTTGGGCTGTCCGGGCATCATCAGCTGGGGCTTGGGGTTATTTGGGAAGTCctgggggtagagggaggggctGGTGGGCTTCTCCAGGCCGTAAACTCCCCCTAGGGGGCTCTGAGACGGGGCCGACTGGGGTGGCCAAGATGGACGGCAGGGGTGGGACCCAGGGGGGTGGAATTTGGGggcttgctgctgttgttgtttttgagCTTGCTGCTGTTTCTGAGCATGTTGCTGCTGTTGGAGCTGGGACTGCATCTGCTGGGCTCTCTGCTGCTGGGCGGCTAGCTGCTGGAGCTGCTGGGCAGGGGACAGGTCTTTGGAGACAGGCCCTGGGGGAAGGCGGTGGTTCTGGGGAGGGAGCTGCCTGGATGGGGGAGGCTGCTGGCTGAGGGGCTGGGGCAGGGTCGGGGAGGAGACGGTGGAGGTGGCCGCTGCCAGGAAGTTGGCGGAGTGCTGCATGGGCGGCCCCGATGACTTGGGCCTAGTGTGGGGCGAGCCGGCGCACGAGTCCTGCTCGAAGGCGGTAGAGGCCGGGGAGAACTCTGCCTTGACACTGGCCAGTTCTGGAAGCAGGAGGCCTCCCTGTGAGGTACCGCCAGACTGTGCGCCCGTCCCAGGGGTGGGTCCGGCCAGATCAGGAGGGTCCTTGCGGTCCTCGAAACCGTCGTTGAGGATGTCCTGGATGTCCTCATAGGCAACCGAGCGGTTGAGCTCCTCCATGAGCTCCGTCCACTCCTGCTCattgaggttgaggtcagggaagAGGCTGTTGCTGGCTCCGCCCCCTGACGGCAACATGCAGGGGAGAATGTCATCCATGGGCTCCTGCTTCATCTCTTTGAGCAGGAACTCCTGCTCCCCAGCGGCGGTTCCACCATGTTCTCCACCATTGGGTATGAGAGAGTCAGCGCCAATGCCATGCTTGGAGTCCAGGGGTGAGCGAGGGGGGATGCCACCATTGGACGAGCTGTTGTCTAGGCAAGCCTTTTTGGACGGGGGATAGCCATCGCTGAAGCCGTTGACCTGGCCAGGGGAGCCAGTGCTTTCCAGCTTCCTCTTCACTGACTCCTGCAACTAGAGTAAATAACAAGTCAATAAATATATAATGtccccatgtggctcagttggtagaacatggcacCTGcgacaccagggttgtgggttcgattcccacgggggactaGTACGAAAATGTACTCTTTACTGAAAGTTGCTCTGGAtatgagcgtctgctaaatgactgaaatgtaaatgaAATGTAAACATTAGTACCATACAATAAACA includes the following:
- the LOC110488908 gene encoding mastermind-like protein 1 isoform X3, which codes for MERLRRRIELFRRHNTSCENRYDNTARERLEMERQQTFALHQRCLQTKAKRSSKHRQPTSDQAVQRGSGTGGNNADLGDGGTPEQSRNSTLIALQESVKRKLESTGSPGQVNGFSDGYPPSKKACLDNSSSNGGIPPRSPLDSKHGIGADSLIPNGGEHGGTAAGEQEFLLKEMKQEPMDDILPCMLPSGGGASNSLFPDLNLNEQEWTELMEELNRSVAYEDIQDILNDGFEDRKDPPDLAGPTPGTGAQSGGTSQGGLLLPELASVKAEFSPASTAFEQDSCAGSPHTRPKSSGPPMQHSANFLAAATSTVSSPTLPQPLSQQPPPSRQLPPQNHRLPPGPVSKDLSPAQQLQQLAAQQQRAQQMQSQLQQQQHAQKQQQAQKQQQQQAPKFHPPGSHPCRPSWPPQSAPSQSPLGGVYGLEKPTSPSLYPQDFPNNPKPQLMMPGQPNKGSPKAVAGGYLQPGGPHTNMLGHPAQGPGAPLSHPAAAGPGGLGSAMLNYSNTKPLSHYEAAAQGPPQGPPSAQSQNKAVLLSLLRQQQQQVKQKQKQGLSFRPQLPHGQEQNAYPAAPHGPGPGNSMAGNLGNVAYLSGQAAVKQQQLMEQQKQFLLGQRQQLIMAQQEKQRQQQEQQLQRHLTRPPPQYQDQQNQQPGAQNNPFQQQQAAQFTSSSQSLSNVGTLGGPAPGAQRIFPQTQQGMIGMTMGQPGGAGPTPGVPPPSSQADMSLTSCVGVMDSALQHQVLYSNMNMHPSQQSSMQRQPVGNMGASYRQNMLSQQQHLKNQPNAALLKQQQQQQQQLARLPGSMPGGNMPSVMPNAMQSTQSQSWQQQGMQQAMDAQQPPSSNGGLPPNAFANPNAFHMQQQTHIPNKMPVGNTPFGANANGRPMGAMNPAQQQMMQQAQQRTAANPQVSLGQPLGPGQVLPNQQQQQGSQGQGVLPELGAFGQPQGGRLVSQVLQCRQQGYQVNRTANQQQQQQQQLPFIYNTGSGASSLPSFPGESDLVDSLLKERSTQEWMDDLDELLASHH
- the LOC110488908 gene encoding mastermind-like protein 1 isoform X2, encoding MMADFVVPRHSAVMERLRRRIELFRRHNTSCENRYDNTARERLEMERQQTFALHQRCLQTKAKRSSKHRQPTSDQAVQRGSGTGGNNADLGDGGTPEQSRNSTLIAESVKRKLESTGSPGQVNGFSDGYPPSKKACLDNSSSNGGIPPRSPLDSKHGIGADSLIPNGGEHGGTAAGEQEFLLKEMKQEPMDDILPCMLPSGGGASNSLFPDLNLNEQEWTELMEELNRSVAYEDIQDILNDGFEDRKDPPDLAGPTPGTGAQSGGTSQGGLLLPELASVKAEFSPASTAFEQDSCAGSPHTRPKSSGPPMQHSANFLAAATSTVSSPTLPQPLSQQPPPSRQLPPQNHRLPPGPVSKDLSPAQQLQQLAAQQQRAQQMQSQLQQQQHAQKQQQAQKQQQQQAPKFHPPGSHPCRPSWPPQSAPSQSPLGGVYGLEKPTSPSLYPQDFPNNPKPQLMMPGQPNKGSPKAVAGGYLQPGGPHTNMLGHPAQGPGAPLSHPAAAGPGGLGSAMLNYSNTKPLSHYEAAAQGPPQGPPSAQSQNKAVLLSLLRQQQQQVKQKQKQGLSFRPQLPHGQEQNAYPAAPHGPGPGNSMAGNLGNVAYLSGQAAVKQQQLMEQQKQFLLGQRQQLIMAQQEKQRQQQEQQLQRHLTRPPPQYQDQQNQQPGAQNNPFQQQQAAQFTSSSQSLSNVGTLGGPAPGAQRIFPQTQQGMIGMTMGQPGGAGPTPGVPPPSSQADMSLTSCVGVMDSALQHQVLYSNMNMHPSQQSSMQRQPVGNMGASYRQNMLSQQQHLKNQPNAALLKQQQQQQQQLARLPGSMPGGNMPSVMPNAMQSTQSQSWQQQGMQQAMDAQQPPSSNGGLPPNAFANPNAFHMQQQTHIPNKMPVGNTPFGANANGRPMGAMNPAQQQMMQQAQQRTAANPQVSLGQPLGPGQVLPNQQQQQGSQGQGVLPELGAFGQPQGGRLVSQVLQCRQQGYQVNRTANQQQQQQQQLPFIYNTGSGASSLPSFPGESDLVDSLLKERSTQEWMDDLDELLASHH